From the genome of Ahaetulla prasina isolate Xishuangbanna chromosome 15, ASM2864084v1, whole genome shotgun sequence, one region includes:
- the C15H12orf76 gene encoding uncharacterized protein C12orf76 homolog, with the protein MPRSRREAALLALLLPLAIALGEAGEAAASGQQHPYAVLRRQNLALLGSVFGLLVLAAVLLAVCVYRPLRRR; encoded by the exons ATGCCGCGGAGCCGCCGGGAAGCCGCCCTGCTGGCACTGCTACTGCCGCTCGCGATCGCGCTGGGCGAGGCCGGGGAAgcggcggcgagcgggcagcaaCATCCTTACGCCGTCCTCCGGAGACAGAACCTGG CTCTGCTGGGAAGCgtcttcggcctcctggtgctcGCCGCCGTCCTGCTAGCCGTCTGCGTCTATCGGCCGCTTCGCCGCAGGTAG
- the ANKRD13A gene encoding ankyrin repeat domain-containing protein 13A isoform X1, translating into MPTPGEGRQARPSLGRAQTAASRVSLPPPPLRKEATKSGGRNCPQFDPQNQKAPRSLFPHWPGPLRSHGGLSRLARQGRPWSTWRPRTERGGRCPDPRWPAGRHGQRRATAPQGGAPFFRARRRWSGRGRRRRRRGRAEGSRRAGAQPGGPWRAGRRRSRGRSMSAAARFPLHRLVWRNDFRQLEAALQGQDVEQQDPRGRSLLHLAVSLGYVESVRVLLRHKADVTKENAQGWTVLHEAISTGDPEIVHMVLQHRDYQQTSTTLGGVPELLQKISETPDFYVEMKWEFTSWVPLVSRVCPSDVCRIWKSGAKLRVDITLLGFENMSWERGRRSLIFRGEDTGHWAELIEVNHDDKVVATERFEITQQIKRLTLDSMVPKNKEVERRLTSPILSTSLDTRNIAFERDTSGFWVWKTERSEVVNDYEAKVFTANNVNVVTRIRTEHLTEEEKRRYKADRNPLESFLGTIEHEYGAQQDLTTEFASTNNPTALTPEEYFEPQFDLKDRDIGRPKEVTIRTQKFKANLWMSEEFPLSLVEQVSPIVDLMARTTAHFARLKDFITLDFPPGFPVKIEIPLFHILNARITFGRVNSCSTLEEASPQGPEGPQGTVAAPASPFVVDPSVFEIPKSYRVQDDGRNLHVQDEDNEIMQFAIQQSLMESGHNQEPLEPPLNGDVSYSQDLHLHYQRALQESLLASGGNNPPLRGSSTFDRELQLAMALSLQEQQEQQQRRQEEEEEELKEALQRSLLEK; encoded by the exons ATGCCGACGCCGGGCGAAGGGAGGCAGGCGCGGCCATCTCTAGGGCGGGCACAAACCGCCGCTTCCCGGgtctccctgcctcccccccccctcagaaAGGAAGCGACAAAGAGCGGGGGGAGAAACTGCCCGCAGTTCGATCCCCAAAACCAGAAGGCGCCGCGTTCTCTTTTCCCCCATTGGCCGGGTCCCCTCAGGAGCCACGGCGGCCTTTCCCGATTGGCCCGCCAGGGGCGCCCTTGGTCGACATGGCGGCCGCGCACGGAGCGGGGCGGCCGCTGCCCTGACCCAAGATGGCCCGCCGGGCGTCACGGGCAGCGCCGAGCCACGGCGCCGCAGGGCGGAGCTCCCTTCTTCCGGGCCCGGCGGCGGTGGAGCGGGcgagggaggcggcggcggcggcggggccggGCGGAGGGCAGCAGGCGGGCCGGTGCTCAGCCGGGCGGGCCATGGCGGGCCGGGCGGCGTAGGAGTCGGGGCCGCAGCATGAGCGCCGCCGCCCGGTTCCCGCTGCACCGGCTGGTCTGGCGGAACGACTTCCGGCAGCTGGAGGCCGCCCTGCAGGGCCAG GATGTTGAGCAGCAGGATCCCCGCGGGCGAAGCCTGTTGCACCTGGCGGTCTCCTTGGGCTACGTGGAGTCTGTCCGCGTCCTGTTGCGGCACAAGGCAGATGTCACGAAGGAGAACGCCCAGGGGTGGACAG TCTTGCACGAGGCCATCAGCACCGGCGATCCGGAAATAGTCCACATGGTCCTTCAACACCGTGACTACCAGCAGACATCCACAACCCTTGGGGGTGTCCCCGAATTGCTTCAGAAGATCAGTGAG ACTCCAGATTTTTATGTGGAAATGAAGTGGGAATTCACCAGCTGGG TCCCGCTGGTGTCCAGAGTGTGCCCCAGTGACGTTTGCCGCATCTGGAAGAGTGGGGCAAAGCTGCGTGTGGATATCACCTTGCTGGGCTTCGAAAACATGAGCTGGGAGCGAGGGAGGCGCAGCCTGATTTTCAGAGGGGAAG ATACCGGGCACTGGGCTGAGCTGATTGAGGTTAACCACGATGACAAAGTGGTGGCGACTGAGCGCTTCGAGATCACGCAGCAGATCAAGCGGCTGACCCTGGACTCCATGGTGCCGAAGAACAAGGAGGTGGAGCGACGGCTGACCTCCCCCATCCTGAGCACCTCCCTGGACACCAGGAACATCGCCTTCGAAAG AGACACCTCTGGCTTCTGGGTCTGGAAAACGGAGAGGAGCGAAGTGGTGAATGACTATGAAGCCAAG GTCTTCACGGCCAATAACGTGAACGTGGTGACCAGGATCCGGACGGAACACTTGactgaagaggagaagagaagatacAAAG CTGACCGAAACCCCCTGGAGTCTTTCTTGGGCACCATTGAGCACGAATACGGAGCCCAGCAG GACCTGACAACAGAATTTGCCTCGACCAACAACCCAACAGCGCTCACGCCCGAGGAATACTTCGAACCCCAGTTTGACTTGAAAGACAGAGATATCGGCAGGCCCAAAGAAGTGACCATTCGGACTCAGAA ATTTAAAGCCAACCTGTGGATGTCCGAAGAGTTCCCTCTCTCCCTTGTGGAGCAGGTCTCCCCCATCGTGGACCTGATGGCCAGGACCACTGCCCACTTTGCTCGGCTGAAGGACTTCATCACCTTGGACTTCCCTCCTGGGTTTCCGGTTAAAATCG AAATCCCCTTGTTCCACATCCTGAACGCTAGGATTACCTTTGGACGCGTAAACAGCTGCAGCACCCTGGAAGAGGCTTCACCCCAGGGCCCCGAAGGCCCCCAGGGGACCGTTG CTGCTCCAGCCTCCCCCTTTGTGGTGGACCCCTCCGTCTTCGAGATCCCCAAATCCTACCGGGTCCAAGACGACGGCCGGAACTTGCACGTGCAGGACGAAGACAATGAAATCATGCAGTTTGCCATCCAGCAGAGCCTGATGGAGTCTGGCCACAACCAG GAGCCTTTGGAGCCACCCTTGAACGGGGACGTCTCCTACTCCCAGGACCTCCACCTCCACTATCAAAG GGCCCTGCAGGAGAGCCTCCTGGCAAGTGGCGGGAACAACCCACCCCTGCGAGGGTCTTCCACCTTCGACCGGGAGTTGCAGCTGGCCATGGCGCTCTCCCTTCAGGAGCAGCAGGAACAGCAGCAGcggaggcaggaggaggaggaggaggagctgaaggAGGCTCTCCAGCGCTCCTTGCTGGAAAAGTAG
- the ANKRD13A gene encoding ankyrin repeat domain-containing protein 13A isoform X2, translated as MVLQHRDYQQTSTTLGGVPELLQKISETPDFYVEMKWEFTSWVPLVSRVCPSDVCRIWKSGAKLRVDITLLGFENMSWERGRRSLIFRGEDTGHWAELIEVNHDDKVVATERFEITQQIKRLTLDSMVPKNKEVERRLTSPILSTSLDTRNIAFERDTSGFWVWKTERSEVVNDYEAKVFTANNVNVVTRIRTEHLTEEEKRRYKADRNPLESFLGTIEHEYGAQQDLTTEFASTNNPTALTPEEYFEPQFDLKDRDIGRPKEVTIRTQKFKANLWMSEEFPLSLVEQVSPIVDLMARTTAHFARLKDFITLDFPPGFPVKIEIPLFHILNARITFGRVNSCSTLEEASPQGPEGPQGTVAAPASPFVVDPSVFEIPKSYRVQDDGRNLHVQDEDNEIMQFAIQQSLMESGHNQEPLEPPLNGDVSYSQDLHLHYQRALQESLLASGGNNPPLRGSSTFDRELQLAMALSLQEQQEQQQRRQEEEEEELKEALQRSLLEK; from the exons ATGGTCCTTCAACACCGTGACTACCAGCAGACATCCACAACCCTTGGGGGTGTCCCCGAATTGCTTCAGAAGATCAGTGAG ACTCCAGATTTTTATGTGGAAATGAAGTGGGAATTCACCAGCTGGG TCCCGCTGGTGTCCAGAGTGTGCCCCAGTGACGTTTGCCGCATCTGGAAGAGTGGGGCAAAGCTGCGTGTGGATATCACCTTGCTGGGCTTCGAAAACATGAGCTGGGAGCGAGGGAGGCGCAGCCTGATTTTCAGAGGGGAAG ATACCGGGCACTGGGCTGAGCTGATTGAGGTTAACCACGATGACAAAGTGGTGGCGACTGAGCGCTTCGAGATCACGCAGCAGATCAAGCGGCTGACCCTGGACTCCATGGTGCCGAAGAACAAGGAGGTGGAGCGACGGCTGACCTCCCCCATCCTGAGCACCTCCCTGGACACCAGGAACATCGCCTTCGAAAG AGACACCTCTGGCTTCTGGGTCTGGAAAACGGAGAGGAGCGAAGTGGTGAATGACTATGAAGCCAAG GTCTTCACGGCCAATAACGTGAACGTGGTGACCAGGATCCGGACGGAACACTTGactgaagaggagaagagaagatacAAAG CTGACCGAAACCCCCTGGAGTCTTTCTTGGGCACCATTGAGCACGAATACGGAGCCCAGCAG GACCTGACAACAGAATTTGCCTCGACCAACAACCCAACAGCGCTCACGCCCGAGGAATACTTCGAACCCCAGTTTGACTTGAAAGACAGAGATATCGGCAGGCCCAAAGAAGTGACCATTCGGACTCAGAA ATTTAAAGCCAACCTGTGGATGTCCGAAGAGTTCCCTCTCTCCCTTGTGGAGCAGGTCTCCCCCATCGTGGACCTGATGGCCAGGACCACTGCCCACTTTGCTCGGCTGAAGGACTTCATCACCTTGGACTTCCCTCCTGGGTTTCCGGTTAAAATCG AAATCCCCTTGTTCCACATCCTGAACGCTAGGATTACCTTTGGACGCGTAAACAGCTGCAGCACCCTGGAAGAGGCTTCACCCCAGGGCCCCGAAGGCCCCCAGGGGACCGTTG CTGCTCCAGCCTCCCCCTTTGTGGTGGACCCCTCCGTCTTCGAGATCCCCAAATCCTACCGGGTCCAAGACGACGGCCGGAACTTGCACGTGCAGGACGAAGACAATGAAATCATGCAGTTTGCCATCCAGCAGAGCCTGATGGAGTCTGGCCACAACCAG GAGCCTTTGGAGCCACCCTTGAACGGGGACGTCTCCTACTCCCAGGACCTCCACCTCCACTATCAAAG GGCCCTGCAGGAGAGCCTCCTGGCAAGTGGCGGGAACAACCCACCCCTGCGAGGGTCTTCCACCTTCGACCGGGAGTTGCAGCTGGCCATGGCGCTCTCCCTTCAGGAGCAGCAGGAACAGCAGCAGcggaggcaggaggaggaggaggaggagctgaaggAGGCTCTCCAGCGCTCCTTGCTGGAAAAGTAG